One Cryptosporangium aurantiacum DNA window includes the following coding sequences:
- a CDS encoding GOLPH3/VPS74 family protein, whose amino-acid sequence MERETLLPARLFLLAYDPKKQRLTNWSHLGTLLRAAVLAELAISGHIADQDGRVVVVGKPVIDDPVLGVVLAEIAESKKPRKWQDWAGRRTGACLKLVREQLAAEHVIRADRHRLLGVFPYWKITLRDTRARHRFAESARRALRGGEQVDRVDVRDAAVVALAAYGELRIVVSRADRRQFKRRIETLGERVGPVVKGLKKAIQAQQSAAAAG is encoded by the coding sequence ATGGAGCGCGAGACCCTGCTTCCGGCGAGGTTATTCCTGCTCGCGTACGACCCGAAGAAGCAGCGGCTCACCAACTGGAGTCACCTCGGAACGCTGCTGCGGGCGGCGGTGCTGGCCGAGCTGGCGATCAGCGGGCACATCGCTGACCAGGACGGCCGGGTGGTCGTCGTCGGGAAGCCGGTGATCGACGATCCGGTGCTCGGCGTGGTCCTCGCCGAGATCGCGGAGAGCAAGAAGCCGCGGAAGTGGCAGGACTGGGCCGGACGCCGCACCGGCGCCTGCCTCAAGCTGGTCCGCGAGCAGCTGGCCGCCGAGCACGTCATCCGGGCCGACCGCCACCGCCTCCTCGGCGTGTTCCCGTACTGGAAGATCACGCTCCGCGACACCCGGGCGCGGCACCGGTTCGCGGAGAGCGCCCGGCGCGCGCTGCGCGGCGGTGAGCAGGTCGACCGGGTGGACGTGCGGGACGCGGCCGTGGTCGCGCTCGCTGCGTACGGTGAGCTGAGGATCGTGGTGAGCCGCGCGGACCGGCGCCAGTTCAAGCGTCGGATCGAGACGCTGGGCGAGCGGGTCGGGCCGGTGGTGAAGGGGCTCAAGAAGGCTATTCAGGCCCAGCAGTCCGCGGCCGCCGCAGGCTGA